A genomic window from Exiguobacterium acetylicum DSM 20416 includes:
- a CDS encoding GGDEF domain-containing phosphodiesterase codes for MAFHEAMNRIRQSDTAPLYIGGLEVSRPETAEAFFQQQTDAIFLFDASGTIIYFNEQLPDMLGYSAETLYEHFAVFNPPDQIEAVTAFFTRALSGETVHYTAQGLHADQHRVTLKITNMPVEQDGQVIGVYGVARDITRETQLEEDVTSIRSQLELTEQIPELIVFHFDVQKQTIEFSPALLHFLGLSEVDATTLDQAQLFSRIHPRDFDPLQFEMERLIAGEKERFEMEVSLLTADDTYQLLRLKAFHRPHHPNHLSVVLYDLSEVDEARRQLVTERAQAREIYEAVNAAISQIDLISGRILFHSQGFLHIFEELPQDLILSHEWLFERLDVRDHAAMKQFIGRLVDGQAGTIQYRLHFPDGRIKWIEDQQIPVFQLDGTIAYTNSIMHDITLQKVYEEQLRKLALRDAVTRLPNRQALIETIDAWQEKNQSFFVLTVSFNRIAEINNAFGHGSGDQWLQGTAALLQQTKPDETFLGHLGGDEYALLVPTSYKQDVTTCAQSLLDLSETPISIEPYALFARISVGVSRYPEDSTDAVELLKHSYTALRRSRRENHSTMHHYASNLDIDYYRRYRLEQDLHYAIERNQLFLEYQPKVDSWTGKIVGLEALIRWQHPEWGRIPPNDFIPLAEESALHVAIGDWVVETACRSMQHWKTTGAELVPISVNVSPKRFLIPGFEHHIERMLSTYQLAPELLELEITEAALIMDDPMTSRTLEYVSRIGVRIALDDFGKGYSSMVYLQRYPINVIKIDRQFATHITDDAKAQAIVKSILYMAGEFNLTVVAEGIETLRQLDTFRTLNCPSIQGYLFSHPVSADVMESFLLREILYPIEACSLSSDTVPRFSVSGKVRMLTHHTQSFELPFSDIEAHRTSTRAIYFSTKTSLPLSDATFEIRLSEGLQLVTCTVTINGQEDEQYIGEYTNPTEAEQIMRFFQSLRYRP; via the coding sequence ATGGCTTTTCATGAAGCGATGAATCGGATTCGTCAATCCGACACAGCCCCACTCTATATCGGTGGACTTGAAGTGTCCCGTCCGGAAACGGCGGAAGCCTTCTTTCAGCAACAGACAGATGCAATCTTTTTATTCGATGCCTCTGGAACGATCATCTATTTCAATGAACAGTTACCAGACATGCTCGGTTATTCCGCTGAGACGCTCTATGAGCATTTCGCAGTGTTCAATCCGCCAGATCAAATCGAAGCGGTGACTGCCTTTTTCACACGTGCCTTAAGTGGCGAGACCGTTCATTATACGGCACAAGGACTCCACGCTGATCAACACCGGGTCACATTGAAGATCACGAACATGCCAGTCGAACAAGATGGACAAGTCATCGGTGTCTATGGTGTCGCGCGTGATATCACACGTGAGACACAACTCGAAGAAGATGTCACGTCGATTCGCTCTCAACTCGAACTGACGGAACAGATTCCGGAACTCATCGTCTTCCATTTTGATGTTCAAAAGCAGACGATCGAATTCTCCCCTGCCTTACTGCATTTTTTAGGCCTTTCAGAAGTCGATGCGACGACACTCGATCAAGCACAACTGTTCAGTCGGATTCATCCACGTGACTTCGATCCGCTTCAGTTCGAGATGGAACGTTTGATTGCGGGTGAAAAGGAACGCTTTGAAATGGAAGTCTCCCTGCTGACGGCTGACGATACCTATCAGCTGTTACGCTTGAAAGCCTTTCACCGTCCGCACCATCCAAATCATCTGTCGGTCGTCCTGTATGATTTATCGGAAGTCGACGAGGCACGACGTCAACTCGTCACGGAACGGGCGCAGGCGCGTGAAATCTACGAAGCCGTCAATGCCGCGATCTCGCAAATTGACTTAATTTCGGGGCGAATTCTCTTTCACTCACAAGGGTTCCTGCACATCTTCGAAGAGTTACCGCAGGACTTAATCCTTAGTCACGAATGGTTATTCGAACGATTAGACGTTCGCGATCATGCGGCGATGAAACAGTTCATCGGACGGTTAGTCGACGGTCAGGCGGGAACGATTCAGTACCGTCTTCACTTTCCAGATGGTCGTATCAAATGGATCGAGGACCAACAGATCCCGGTCTTCCAACTGGACGGCACGATTGCCTATACGAATAGCATCATGCATGACATCACGCTTCAAAAAGTGTACGAGGAACAATTACGGAAGCTTGCTTTACGTGACGCCGTGACGCGCCTGCCAAACCGGCAAGCGCTCATCGAGACAATCGACGCGTGGCAAGAAAAGAATCAATCGTTCTTCGTTCTCACCGTCTCCTTCAACCGAATCGCTGAGATCAACAACGCCTTTGGACACGGTTCCGGTGACCAATGGTTACAAGGAACGGCAGCTTTATTACAACAAACGAAACCGGACGAGACGTTTCTCGGGCACCTTGGCGGCGATGAGTACGCCTTGCTCGTACCGACGAGCTATAAACAAGACGTGACGACATGTGCGCAGTCATTGCTCGACTTATCGGAAACACCGATCTCAATTGAACCGTATGCCTTGTTTGCGCGGATCTCGGTCGGGGTCAGCCGGTATCCGGAAGACAGTACGGACGCCGTCGAATTATTGAAGCATTCCTATACCGCCTTACGTCGCTCACGTCGTGAAAACCACAGCACGATGCACCACTACGCATCGAATCTTGATATCGATTACTATCGTCGTTATCGCCTTGAGCAGGACTTGCATTATGCGATTGAACGTAATCAGCTGTTCCTTGAATATCAGCCGAAGGTCGATAGCTGGACCGGAAAAATCGTCGGTCTCGAGGCGTTAATTCGCTGGCAACACCCGGAATGGGGACGGATTCCACCGAACGACTTCATTCCGCTTGCCGAAGAGAGTGCCTTACATGTCGCAATCGGCGACTGGGTCGTCGAGACAGCGTGTCGTTCGATGCAGCACTGGAAGACGACAGGGGCAGAGCTCGTTCCGATTTCCGTCAACGTCTCACCAAAACGATTCTTGATTCCTGGTTTTGAACATCATATCGAGCGGATGCTGTCGACGTATCAGCTCGCACCTGAATTACTCGAACTCGAAATCACGGAAGCCGCCTTGATCATGGATGACCCGATGACGAGTCGGACGCTCGAATACGTCAGTCGGATCGGCGTTCGAATCGCACTTGACGACTTCGGGAAAGGCTATTCTTCGATGGTCTACCTGCAACGGTATCCGATCAACGTCATCAAGATTGATCGACAGTTCGCGACCCACATTACGGATGACGCCAAAGCCCAAGCGATTGTCAAAAGCATTCTCTACATGGCAGGTGAGTTCAATCTAACGGTCGTCGCAGAAGGCATCGAGACGCTCCGTCAGCTCGATACGTTCCGGACGCTCAATTGTCCGAGTATCCAAGGTTACCTGTTTAGTCACCCAGTGTCAGCGGACGTCATGGAATCGTTCCTCCTGCGCGAGATCTTGTATCCGATCGAAGCCTGTTCCTTATCGAGCGATACGGTTCCTCGCTTCTCTGTCTCAGGAAAAGTTCGCATGTTGACACATCACACCCAGTCGTTTGAACTACCCTTCTCCGATATCGAAGCCCATCGGACGAGCACGCGTGCGATCTACTTTTCGACGAAGACGTCGTTGCCGTTGTCAGATGCGACGTTTGAGATTCGATTGAGTGAAGGATTACAACTCGTCACTTGTACAGTGACGATCAACGGACAGGAAGATGAACAATATATCGGCGAATACACGAATCCGACAGAAGCGGAACAGATCATGCGCTTCTTCCAGTCGTTACGCTATCGCCCTTGA
- a CDS encoding sensor histidine kinase — protein MKRRPLMRKFLYAVVGPLLVMGVLSFVLTAFLVNRFAEGERYDQLAREANIIKQAIEADTPIPRDIQGFLTTDGLTQRIGVRGPAGRLPLLDNLKKEDVIEVQDERLLTYQLTVDRTRITTVRQAPLASSALSGVYLAIGLALLVTLLLASLLAYYMGRHLTRPIVTLRSVAQKIGAGETDVVLPARPKDEVGELIDAVDEMQTQLKQKDHLQKTFIAGITHDLRTPLAIIRNETEALAAGVIPVAELPDVTTSIIEETDRLGHLIDETLLYSKLAGGRMPLEKTDVSLDELVLATVERLRGTFTQAGLTLATELQPVKQSLDPRMFERVLINFLMNARFASPVGGTVTVCLTNEELTVEDEGTGVRAEDRATIWDVYVKQEGSAGHGLGLAISRMILDSHQFDYGVRDRSGGGAVFYVRF, from the coding sequence ATGAAACGACGTCCTTTGATGCGGAAGTTTTTATACGCTGTCGTCGGTCCGCTGCTCGTGATGGGGGTTCTTAGTTTCGTCTTGACAGCGTTCCTCGTCAATCGGTTCGCAGAAGGCGAACGGTACGATCAACTCGCCCGGGAAGCGAACATCATCAAACAAGCGATTGAAGCTGACACGCCGATACCGCGTGATATTCAAGGATTTTTGACGACCGACGGGTTGACGCAACGGATCGGGGTACGTGGACCGGCGGGACGGTTGCCACTTCTCGATAATCTCAAGAAGGAAGATGTCATTGAAGTGCAAGACGAACGATTGCTGACGTATCAGTTGACCGTTGATAGAACACGCATCACGACGGTTCGACAAGCACCACTGGCAAGTAGTGCGCTGAGCGGTGTTTATCTCGCGATCGGACTTGCGTTACTCGTGACCCTATTGCTCGCATCATTGCTTGCTTACTATATGGGACGGCACCTGACACGACCGATCGTCACGCTCCGTTCCGTTGCCCAAAAGATTGGTGCTGGCGAGACGGACGTTGTCTTGCCGGCACGACCGAAGGATGAAGTCGGGGAGTTGATTGACGCGGTCGACGAGATGCAGACGCAACTGAAACAAAAGGATCATCTACAAAAAACGTTCATTGCCGGCATCACCCATGACTTGCGGACGCCGCTCGCGATCATTCGAAACGAGACCGAGGCGCTCGCAGCAGGTGTCATTCCCGTTGCTGAACTGCCTGACGTGACGACGAGCATTATCGAGGAGACGGATCGACTCGGTCATCTGATTGATGAGACGTTGCTTTATTCGAAGCTTGCCGGTGGACGAATGCCGCTTGAAAAAACGGATGTGTCACTCGATGAACTTGTGCTTGCGACAGTCGAACGCCTGCGCGGGACGTTCACGCAAGCAGGACTGACGCTGGCGACGGAGCTACAACCGGTAAAACAGTCACTTGATCCACGGATGTTCGAACGTGTCCTAATCAACTTCCTAATGAACGCCCGTTTTGCTTCGCCCGTCGGCGGGACGGTCACCGTTTGTTTAACAAATGAAGAATTGACGGTCGAGGATGAAGGAACGGGTGTCCGAGCAGAAGACCGGGCGACGATCTGGGACGTCTACGTTAAACAAGAAGGCAGTGCCGGACATGGACTCGGTCTTGCGATCAGTCGGATGATTCTTGATAGTCATCAATTCGACTATGGTGTTCGAGACCGAAGTGGTGGGGGAGCAGTCTTCTACGTTCGGTTTTAA
- a CDS encoding peptide ABC transporter substrate-binding protein, translated as MKKTLIAAASTAVLLAGCATTEPTEDKKADKKVLHTMESYDLLSVDPADAITSNIFNQIYEGLYRFDANNELVPAAAKSHSVSEDGKVYTFKLDPNAKWSDGKPVTAENFRYAFERVVKTNSPFAYLLEPIEKTTAVDDETLQIELKRPTPYFLSMTTFGTYMPVREDIVKAEGDQFGTDPKTNVYNGPFTFKKYQAEQGYTLAKNAEYADRKNVKIDEVDVKIIKDPMLAINLFESGELDVAPLNSENVVTYKDQKEYNTFSDSRMFFIRMNEKTDALKDKKTRQAIDAAYDKKAMTETLLGNGSLPADYIVPKELDPKYDNARQIESSYDAASANKVLAKQNLELTMLIEDDDVSKKIGEYIQGALKKQNVDVKLLSLPKKERLAREGRGDYDLSLASWAPDYQDATTYLNLFTTGNPFNMMDYSNKQYDRLLKQAESELDQDKRLALLSKAESLLLDDQAISPVYQRKNAFLQNTEVKNLARHNVGTDISYKYVEIERK; from the coding sequence ATGAAAAAGACATTGATCGCAGCGGCGAGCACGGCAGTCCTATTAGCAGGATGTGCAACGACAGAACCAACAGAAGACAAAAAAGCAGATAAGAAGGTCTTGCATACGATGGAGAGTTACGATCTCCTGTCGGTCGATCCGGCAGATGCCATCACGTCAAACATCTTCAACCAAATCTACGAAGGACTCTATCGCTTTGACGCGAACAACGAACTCGTTCCGGCGGCAGCGAAATCACATAGCGTGTCAGAGGACGGAAAAGTCTATACGTTCAAGCTTGACCCGAATGCCAAATGGTCGGACGGAAAGCCCGTCACAGCAGAGAATTTCCGCTATGCGTTCGAGCGTGTCGTCAAAACGAACTCACCGTTCGCTTACTTGCTTGAACCGATTGAAAAAACGACAGCGGTCGACGACGAGACACTCCAAATCGAACTGAAACGTCCGACACCATACTTCCTTAGCATGACGACGTTCGGCACGTATATGCCGGTCCGGGAAGATATCGTCAAAGCAGAAGGCGACCAGTTCGGGACGGATCCGAAGACAAACGTCTACAATGGACCGTTCACGTTCAAGAAATATCAAGCCGAGCAAGGTTATACGCTTGCGAAGAACGCTGAGTATGCGGACCGGAAGAACGTCAAGATCGATGAAGTCGACGTGAAGATCATCAAGGATCCGATGCTTGCAATCAACTTGTTCGAGTCCGGTGAACTTGATGTCGCACCACTTAACTCGGAAAACGTCGTCACGTATAAAGACCAAAAAGAGTACAACACGTTCAGTGACTCGCGGATGTTCTTCATTCGGATGAACGAAAAGACAGACGCTTTGAAAGACAAGAAAACACGTCAAGCAATCGACGCAGCGTACGATAAAAAAGCGATGACAGAGACATTGCTCGGAAACGGTTCACTGCCAGCGGATTACATCGTGCCGAAAGAACTTGATCCAAAGTATGACAATGCGCGTCAAATCGAATCATCGTATGATGCAGCATCTGCGAACAAAGTGCTCGCTAAACAAAATCTTGAGTTGACGATGTTAATCGAGGATGACGATGTCTCGAAAAAAATCGGTGAGTACATCCAAGGCGCGTTAAAGAAACAGAACGTTGACGTTAAATTGTTGTCACTACCGAAGAAAGAACGTCTCGCACGTGAAGGTCGAGGGGACTATGATTTGTCACTCGCGAGCTGGGCTCCTGACTATCAGGATGCGACGACATACTTGAATTTGTTCACGACCGGTAATCCATTTAACATGATGGACTACTCGAACAAACAGTATGACCGTCTCTTGAAACAGGCTGAAAGTGAACTCGATCAAGACAAGCGTCTTGCGTTACTCAGTAAAGCGGAAAGCTTGTTGCTCGACGATCAAGCAATCTCACCTGTCTACCAACGGAAGAATGCCTTCCTGCAAAACACAGAAGTCAAGAACCTCGCGCGACATAATGTCGGAACGGATATCTCATATAAGTATGTTGAGATTGAGCGGAAATAA
- a CDS encoding YitT family protein, giving the protein MQSPLPTKHHRRSTKGQLFRRFLMLTIGAIIFALGLKGFLVPNNIIDGGIVGISIIGSKVTDTTLALWLFFLNIPFIFFGYKQIGKTFALSTLYAIFVMAIATKLLEHIGPLTSVDLLATVFGGLILGIGVGIVIRSSGSLDGTEILAVSFSRSTPFSVGEIVMFFNVFILGAAGFVFGWDRAMYSLITYFVAFKTIDVVIDGLDQSKSVWIISENYEEIGLAIMDRLGRSMTYLNGEGAFTGDGKKVIFCVISRLEESKLKDIVRDFDEQAFIAIGNIHDVHGGRFKKKDIH; this is encoded by the coding sequence ATGCAGTCACCACTACCTACGAAACATCATCGCCGTTCTACGAAAGGTCAGCTTTTTCGACGATTCCTGATGCTGACGATCGGTGCCATCATCTTCGCGCTTGGACTGAAAGGATTCCTTGTTCCAAATAACATCATCGATGGCGGGATTGTCGGAATCTCGATCATCGGCTCAAAAGTGACCGATACGACGCTCGCCTTATGGCTGTTCTTCTTGAACATTCCATTCATCTTTTTTGGCTACAAACAAATCGGAAAGACGTTCGCCCTATCGACGTTATACGCAATCTTCGTCATGGCGATCGCAACGAAACTCCTCGAACACATCGGTCCGCTGACGAGCGTGGATTTGCTCGCGACCGTCTTCGGTGGCTTGATTCTTGGAATCGGCGTTGGAATCGTCATCCGTTCGAGCGGTTCACTCGACGGAACCGAGATTCTCGCTGTCTCCTTCAGCCGCTCGACACCGTTTTCAGTCGGTGAGATCGTGATGTTCTTCAACGTCTTCATCCTCGGCGCCGCTGGATTCGTCTTCGGTTGGGACCGGGCGATGTACTCGTTGATCACCTATTTCGTTGCCTTCAAGACGATTGATGTCGTCATCGATGGACTCGATCAGTCGAAGAGTGTCTGGATCATTTCGGAGAATTATGAAGAGATTGGTCTTGCAATCATGGACCGACTTGGTCGAAGCATGACGTACTTAAACGGAGAAGGTGCCTTCACCGGCGACGGCAAAAAAGTCATCTTTTGCGTCATCAGTCGCCTCGAGGAATCGAAACTCAAAGACATCGTCCGCGACTTCGATGAGCAAGCCTTCATTGCGATCGGCAACATCCATGATGTCCACGGCGGTCGCTTCAAGAAAAAAGATATCCATTAA
- a CDS encoding response regulator transcription factor, with amino-acid sequence MNVLLIEDEQKLAQVTARFLRHHAYDVTIAGSLAEAKQCLTRAFDAVLIDVRLPDGDGWSLVPSIKSQVQPPVVFMMTSRGEADDRVFGLELGADDYLVKPVVLKELTIRLERALKVRPIARHAFGDLTIDEKGRQVKTGERVISLAKMEFELLLYFIEHLGEALSRDQILDDVWGYAFGGDTRTVDTHVKQLRDKLPVIKQQLKTVHRVGYRLEAIE; translated from the coding sequence ATGAACGTACTATTGATTGAAGATGAACAAAAGTTAGCGCAGGTGACGGCACGCTTCCTCCGGCACCATGCATATGACGTAACGATTGCTGGTTCGTTAGCAGAGGCGAAACAGTGCCTGACGAGAGCATTTGATGCCGTTTTGATCGACGTCCGCTTACCGGACGGGGACGGTTGGTCGCTCGTTCCAAGTATTAAATCACAAGTTCAGCCACCGGTCGTCTTCATGATGACGTCGCGCGGCGAGGCCGATGATCGCGTCTTCGGACTTGAACTCGGTGCCGATGACTATCTCGTCAAACCGGTCGTTCTGAAGGAGTTGACGATCCGGCTTGAACGGGCATTAAAAGTCCGTCCGATCGCTCGCCATGCGTTCGGTGACTTGACGATCGATGAGAAGGGACGCCAAGTCAAAACAGGTGAGCGGGTGATCAGTCTCGCAAAGATGGAGTTCGAACTGTTACTCTATTTTATTGAACACCTCGGGGAGGCACTCAGTCGGGATCAGATTCTTGATGACGTCTGGGGATACGCATTCGGAGGCGATACCCGGACCGTTGATACACACGTTAAACAATTGCGGGATAAGTTACCCGTCATTAAACAACAATTGAAGACGGTCCACCGGGTCGGCTATCGATTGGAGGCGATTGAATGA
- a CDS encoding alpha/beta hydrolase, with protein sequence MWKKHRKKIIGGVIVIVTLAVIVVIGISAYVGSSLTQPEREALTTTPKKAEGLDYEDVTFRSYKDRTRLSGWWMPSEDAKLTVVFAHGYGKNREQEDVPVFPLFKKFHDAGYNVLTFDFRGSGESDGKRVTVGAKEQDDLLTAVRYAKSRSSKPVVLYGISMGAATSLVTAPKADVVGVIADSPFSDLENYLATNLPVWSGLPNFPFTPIILEITPPLTGLNPERVKPIEAVRRIEYPILLIHGKDDDAIPVTESMKIQKAAPRSELYVTENGGHVQSYAHDRKAYEEKVMTYLSDLH encoded by the coding sequence GTGTGGAAAAAACATCGTAAGAAAATCATCGGCGGGGTGATTGTCATCGTGACGCTTGCCGTCATCGTCGTCATCGGGATTTCCGCTTATGTCGGCTCATCGTTGACGCAACCGGAGCGCGAAGCATTGACGACGACACCGAAAAAAGCGGAAGGACTCGACTATGAGGACGTCACCTTCCGCTCCTATAAAGACCGGACACGTTTGTCTGGCTGGTGGATGCCTAGCGAGGACGCAAAACTGACGGTCGTCTTCGCCCATGGTTACGGCAAGAACCGGGAGCAAGAAGATGTTCCAGTCTTCCCGTTATTCAAGAAGTTCCACGACGCTGGCTATAATGTCTTGACGTTTGATTTCCGGGGATCCGGTGAATCGGACGGAAAACGCGTCACGGTCGGTGCAAAGGAACAAGATGATTTGCTGACGGCCGTTCGCTACGCGAAGTCACGGTCTTCAAAACCAGTCGTCCTCTACGGGATCTCGATGGGTGCTGCAACATCACTCGTGACCGCTCCAAAGGCGGACGTCGTCGGTGTCATCGCCGACAGCCCGTTTAGCGATCTCGAGAACTATCTCGCAACGAACCTGCCTGTCTGGAGCGGATTACCGAACTTCCCGTTCACCCCGATCATTCTGGAGATCACGCCACCTCTGACGGGTCTCAATCCAGAACGGGTGAAACCGATTGAAGCGGTTCGACGGATTGAGTATCCAATCCTGTTGATCCACGGGAAGGACGACGATGCGATTCCAGTCACGGAAAGCATGAAGATTCAAAAGGCGGCGCCGCGCTCCGAGCTCTACGTGACGGAAAACGGTGGACACGTCCAGTCGTATGCGCACGACCGAAAAGCGTATGAAGAGAAAGTCATGACGTACTTGTCAGATCTGCATTGA
- a CDS encoding GNAT family N-acetyltransferase yields the protein MEWNVTDVKQTTDVLQLEKCVNDHDGIELKVAADWIGENDFAIYDGEQLIGYLQAFAYLPTEWELNVFVDPDYRKQGIFTALVEAARARATEAGAEAFTFVIDDASESGQAVLGRLGAEYRMTEYNMILKKAQLFLKADPDFELREATADDRPFIVETLGKSFGNTDEEAESIYQAIESDDRITFIGAAGGKPVGVIRAYLASDTQASIHAFAVRPEAQGNGYGKKMLKLMVQALFRTGRTQLELDVETDNDRALDLYKEAGFVVHRGYQFHVLAV from the coding sequence ATGGAATGGAACGTCACAGACGTCAAACAGACAACAGATGTATTACAACTTGAAAAATGTGTCAACGATCATGATGGCATTGAATTAAAAGTCGCAGCCGATTGGATTGGCGAGAACGATTTTGCTATCTATGATGGTGAGCAATTAATTGGATACTTGCAAGCATTCGCGTATTTACCGACGGAATGGGAATTAAACGTCTTCGTTGATCCCGATTACCGAAAACAAGGCATCTTCACAGCACTCGTTGAAGCAGCACGTGCGCGGGCGACAGAAGCGGGCGCCGAAGCCTTCACGTTCGTCATTGATGACGCCAGTGAATCAGGTCAAGCTGTTCTTGGACGGCTAGGGGCTGAGTACCGGATGACGGAGTACAACATGATCTTGAAGAAGGCGCAGTTGTTCTTAAAAGCAGATCCCGATTTCGAACTACGGGAAGCGACAGCGGACGACCGTCCGTTCATCGTCGAAACGCTCGGCAAATCGTTCGGGAACACGGACGAAGAAGCGGAATCGATCTATCAAGCGATTGAATCTGACGACCGGATCACGTTCATCGGTGCCGCCGGCGGCAAACCGGTCGGTGTTATTCGTGCTTATCTCGCTTCTGATACACAAGCGAGCATTCACGCGTTCGCGGTTCGTCCAGAAGCCCAAGGTAATGGCTACGGGAAAAAGATGCTGAAGCTGATGGTTCAAGCGTTATTCCGGACAGGACGGACACAGCTCGAGCTTGACGTCGAAACGGATAACGACCGGGCGCTTGATCTTTACAAAGAAGCAGGATTCGTCGTCCATCGTGGCTATCAGTTCCACGTGTTGGCGGTTTAA
- a CDS encoding methyl-accepting chemotaxis protein, translating to MRKLRSNLKVRLFFWVLGISVITSGISAQLVLYLHRGLDVADTNAIWIGAGIGLLLSLIGTSLIQLILRQPIKAIEKATETAREVANGNFNVDFEEAKRGDEVDQLMHELEVMVLHIRKQATQMGSSSDKLTASAQEIAAAVQEGNASGESIRSAMAELSAKMNENVDQAYLSMDALGAVKRTMDEVAKEMNEALKSATVMQTEAQNGKTLATDSVEAMHMISKKMEQSATLNGRLTDMTGEISRITDVISDISAQTNLLSLNASIEAARAGEAGRGFAVVAAEVKKLAEQTATSAKEITDLISGVKRLVNDTANAMTDVQSEVATGVGLVEQAGSSFEEIHHSTENVYSRVKSVDQLVVKSDQEIDQVGLTTANILAMVEEASKHAEQVLQASSHQAASLGEVNGAMEELVAVAEQLQAETGATRL from the coding sequence ATGCGTAAATTACGAAGCAACTTGAAAGTACGGTTATTCTTTTGGGTCTTGGGCATCTCAGTCATCACGAGTGGTATCTCAGCCCAGCTCGTGCTTTATCTCCATCGTGGACTTGATGTCGCGGATACGAACGCGATCTGGATTGGAGCAGGGATTGGCTTATTGTTATCGTTGATTGGAACATCGTTGATTCAGCTGATTTTGCGTCAACCGATCAAAGCGATTGAAAAGGCAACAGAAACGGCACGCGAAGTCGCGAACGGCAACTTCAACGTCGATTTCGAGGAAGCAAAGCGCGGCGATGAAGTCGACCAATTGATGCATGAACTCGAAGTCATGGTTCTACATATCCGCAAACAAGCGACACAGATGGGAAGCTCAAGCGATAAGTTGACAGCGTCAGCGCAAGAGATTGCAGCAGCAGTCCAGGAAGGCAACGCGTCCGGTGAAAGCATTCGTTCAGCGATGGCAGAGCTATCCGCGAAGATGAACGAGAACGTCGATCAAGCCTACTTGTCGATGGATGCGCTCGGTGCCGTCAAACGGACGATGGATGAAGTCGCAAAAGAGATGAACGAAGCCTTGAAATCGGCAACGGTTATGCAAACGGAAGCGCAAAACGGCAAGACACTCGCAACGGATTCCGTCGAAGCAATGCATATGATTTCGAAGAAGATGGAACAGTCAGCGACACTGAACGGTCGTCTGACGGATATGACAGGTGAAATCTCGCGAATCACCGATGTCATCAGTGACATTTCAGCACAGACGAATTTACTCAGTTTGAACGCATCGATTGAAGCGGCACGCGCAGGTGAAGCAGGACGTGGTTTTGCCGTCGTAGCAGCAGAAGTCAAAAAACTAGCGGAACAGACAGCAACGTCCGCAAAAGAAATCACGGATTTGATTTCTGGAGTCAAACGTCTCGTCAATGATACGGCGAACGCGATGACCGATGTTCAAAGTGAAGTCGCGACTGGTGTTGGACTCGTTGAACAAGCAGGATCTTCTTTCGAAGAGATTCATCATTCGACAGAGAACGTTTACTCACGCGTTAAATCGGTTGACCAGCTCGTTGTCAAATCGGATCAGGAGATTGATCAAGTTGGCTTAACGACTGCGAATATCTTGGCAATGGTCGAGGAAGCGTCGAAACATGCGGAGCAAGTCTTGCAGGCATCGAGTCATCAAGCAGCATCGCTCGGTGAAGTGAATGGTGCGATGGAAGAGCTTGTTGCGGTAGCAGAGCAATTGCAAGCAGAGACAGGTGCGACGCGTCTTTAA